A region of the Cryptococcus neoformans var. neoformans B-3501A chromosome 6, whole genome shotgun sequence genome:
GGGATTTTCATATCTTATAGGCTCCTCGACAATTTCGCCATCTGGACCTCTGATCTTCTTGGGAGTGTCCTCTTTCACCCTCTCGACGATCTTGGGGTACTTCTTAGAAAGCCATCGGAAAAGAGCTGGAACACCCTGCGGACGAGTTAGCGTGGGTTTAAGGACGATATCCGTATAATTACCATTCTTAAAGTATTCAGTCGAGCTTTGggggttggaaggaagaagaaaaggaagaagtgacAAGTCAAGGCTGGCCGTTCTTCCTGCGCCAGCCAAAACCAAAGCTGCAGAAAGCGGCAAATAACCGGTTTACGTAAGTGAAATGGATTCCAGGGTATCATTATACGAGCGTCCACTTTCTGTTGTCTTCCGCTCGAACAACGCCTGCAACAATCACTTCAGGCAACTCGGATTGTTATCGTGTTGCATTCCTATAAGACAGACGACCCCATACCCGATGGTGTACATAAAAAACTGGACAGACTTCGAGGCCGTAAGTCGTCATCAGTGTCACCTATATGGGCACGCTCTCGTTCAATATGTGCTGACGCATCGCCATGTAGGCCGCAACAGATCTCTACGCGCGATCGCCTAATAAGGTGCGTATATGACAATAGAGATATATCAAGACTTTTGAAGGCGCAGGGCTGACAACCATCAAAGGTTCGATATTGCGTCAAGTTTCAGCCAAAGACGGGGCACCTTGTGCTCAAGATCACCGATGATTTAAAGGTTTGTACTTGTCTTCCAGTTAATGTCCGCCGGACGATCTAATTTTGCCTTGCTGTCCACAGTGCATCAAGTACAAAacattctcttccatcattcTTAACCGGTTCGACTCCCTTAACCTCCGCCTCTTATCTTCCATGTCCAACACCAAAGCCCGACCTAAGACGATCATCTCAACAACAATTTCAGCCAGTGAAACACCAGAGCGAGAAGGAACGCCTGTTCTTGCTGGGGCGAGCGTGGAGGCTCCACCTTTGGCAGTAGCTCCAGGGGGTCAGGAAGGAATGAAGCAAGGAGCTCAAGGGAAGTCAAATACGagcggaaagaagaagaagaaggggaaaagatAAAAACGGATTGTATGTATCACGCTTTAATTGTAATAATGTTGGTGTCGGTTATATGCTCTGGTCATCAAATACGGAGAAACAGAGAGTACATATTAAGCTGCTGACAGGCGAAGAATAGACGCTAAAGCCAACTAAAAGTCTGCACTGGACTGAGACCAACTGCTGTAGGCTGTAGAATTAGGATGGAGAACACGGCAGAATTCTGAAAATCAATGTGAATTTGGCATCGGCGTAGGTCATGAATCTTCTAAACTAGCAATGAGACAAGCGGATGTGTGAATCCACCCATTGAAAGCTTCTTCGCGAGGTATGCATGACAGCACGCTCTGATTGATCGAATGAAAAGTACTACGGATGTTTAAGATTTGAAAAAGTCCATGATATTCATGACGGATCAAACTTTGGAAAGTCAAAAAGACAAATGATTCACAATGAAAGATGGTTCAGCTGTTGATACTTTATGGATTAAGGCAAAGTATAGCCCAAGTATAGTTCCATAAGACAcactccccccccccccaacCCCCCCGCCCACCCCATCGATCGTTAGATTGAAAGCCTTGAAAATATTTAGGCGACATATACCATACCGACCGCAACGGCGGCGAGAGCAATGAGAGAACCGCCCATGGTGGCTGATCGACCAGACCcgctggaagaagagtcagAGGTGGCGCTAGCGGAAGCGCTGGCGGCAGAACCACTACTGGTGGTAGCAGCAGAGCCAGCGGCAGTGCTGCCAGTGGCCTCAGAAGGAGCGGAGACTTCAGCACCGGTAGCAGTGCCAACAATGGGCTGGAAGAAGGTAGACTGAGTGCCGGTCGCAGCAGTAATCTGGGTAGTAGTCTGGTTGGATGAAGTCTCAATGTAGGCTTCGGAAGCTGTATATCATCTCAGTCCACGACATTCTTCTGATAAGGGGAGGCGACTTACTGTCCTTGCCCAAACagttgatgatggattTGAGTTGGTATGTACCGTTGGCGATAACTTGAGGCAAAATGTAACCAACAGCAAGGTCGACACTCTGTTGGTAGACTGTAAAGGTATACGTCAGGATTATCACTGCATGATGGATAGACCAGACTTACTGTCGTGTTCAAGAGTGATGAAACCAGTGTCCAATTGAGGGGCGTATTCGGTGAGAATCTTCTCAAAGGTCTCATAAGAAGAAGCGCCGGTGGCGGTACCACCGCTGATGTGCCAGTCGTTCTGTCATTTCGTTAGTAAGATCATCGCGAAAGTCAAGATGAACCTACAGTGTCAAAGTTAACAGTGGTTGAGCCATCAGTGTAAGAAGTCCAGATAACAGGGGTCAAGCCCATCTGAGCAGCAATAGCTCGAACACGGTCATCAATGTCACCGTAAGGGGGTCGGAAAGTGTTTGGGGTGACGCCAAGGGTGTCCTTGATGACCTTCATTGTCCAACCAAGCTCGGCAACAATCTCCTCGTTGGAAAGAGTGGTAAGTGCGGGGTGAGACCAGGTGTGGATAGAGATCTCGTGGCCGGACATGTATTCAGTTTGGAGCATCTCGGGTCGAGAAAGGACACGAGAGCCGACAACGAAGAAGGTGGTCTTGatgttcttctcctcaaggTAGTCAATTAGGAGAGGGGTGAAGGGAGAAGGCCCGTCATCGTAAGAGAGACCCCAAACATTCTTGTCAGGGCACTCGACAATGTCGGTTTCCCGAGTGCAACCACCACAAGTCCACCAGCATCGACCGTCGCTGATAGCACCCGCATCAGTAGAACAATCGCCCGTTGTCACATTATAACTGGGCACCTTGGACAAGTCGATCTAATCCGACTGTTAGCTCTTCTGGTGCCTTTTCGGACTCAAACGCAATTCACCTTGGCCATCCAGTCCTGAACCAAAGAGGAGTTGGTAGGAGGAATGACATCTAAAGCTGGATAATCGGCGATGGTGAGGGCACTGGTAGGGAGGACAGGGGCACCAGAAATGGTAGGTGTGGCACCGGCCGTGAAGGTAGAGTAGAGGGCCACGGTAGAGTCAGTGGGAGCACCAGATGTGAGCTCACTCAGAGCACTAGAAACGCATTGTCAGCAATTTGGTGTCTGAAAAGATATTTTTGAATAACGAATCAATGAGCGGGAGGGTGGCGGGCACGGTTCGCGCGTGCGCTTGGCTCATTGTTCGCTGTGCACTGTGGCAAGACTGGCGGTTAACGAAAAAGTTGAGAGTACTCACGGAATGGAGAAACCAGAGGGACCGGTAGAGTCAGCAGTCTTGGTCAAGATGCTACTGTCGACCGATGTGCCTGTAGTCTGGGCCATGACACCAGCGAGGGAGAcgagaagagcagaaaAGGTGGCGAACGTAGACATGGCGAAATTCCGCTTCTGgattgaggaggaagggaagttGACGAGAGATAAAGAGCGATAGAGTtgaagatgctgaagaGCTGTTTAAAGTTGGATTTTTCTTGCTGACAAGTAAGCGGTGCTGCAAGTGCGGCAATGTGACAAAATGCCAAGAACACGAAAAGGGACGTCGGGTAACGCGGGGAGACGCGTCTCCTCGTGTGGGAATGGCAGCAGCGAACGTCGCACTCACCgggatggaggaaaggattgAAGAGCTGCTCgaatgggaggaggaaaagatgggaTACAAAGTGTAGTCTGGAGAGGATAAAAGTTAACGATGACAAGAGCAGGGGCACGCGTTTTATCCTTTGGCTGACGGCTGGAACGCCCAGGGACCCGGAAAGTAAAATCACGGTAACAATCTACCAAGGCACGCTAGAAATGCTCTCCCTGATCTGTGCAACACCGTTCAGCTTTGGTCGCGTTGTGCTGTTGTCGTTCCGATGCTGCTTTCCTTCACGACGCGTAGCGATCCGTGGTAAACCGAAGTTGGCAGATGTGGTGTCTGTCAACTGGCTGAGTATTCATAGACCTATTGGAGAGTAACCTTGTCGTTTTTTTGGCAGAGCACGCCTTTTATAATAATGCTTTTACCTCGCGGTCGTCAAGGCTTTGGTGCCGGAATCGGGTTGCCACAGTTCACAGTTAGCGTTCGCAATCAAACGTGATGCAGGTCACCGACGAGCAATGATTCCTTCCGTTgccttgttgttggtcgTTCAATGTATGATGTATGCTGACTCTACACTTGAACGTATGCCTGGTTGTTACTTGTGCAGTACTATCTTGATTGTTCACTGAAGGAACCGTTTTTATTACCGTCGGATAGAAGGAGACGGATTGGCAGACTCCCTCAAGCGAAGTAAATCGGATACAGATCTTGGGCGGCTTGCTTGTCGACGTCTCCACTTTTCATGTGCAGATGTGTCGGCACCCATCGCGATCGAACTATCCAGATTGGAGACTATAAAGGATAGACTCTGGTGAACGGAAGCCTTTGTTGTTGAAAGGTTGGCggtggaaggaaggagcgTGATGTAACCAAGATAATGCTGTAATAGGCATTCTGGTGCATTTATGTATTCTTGGCCTTCGGTTATTAGCAGAAAGTTGtagaggacaaggaggataAAACATAAAGCTATCAGTGCAGTGTATGTAGCGCAAAAGAGATGCACGCaggagagaagacgagCGAGCAATACGTCGCGTACAACTGCATACTTGTCATCTTTAGTCGGCCACCATGCATGATGCCGTCGCGGGCGGCGTCGCCCCTTTCCGGATGCATCGCCGCGATCGGACCCGGCGACTGTCTTATCGCCGACCAAAGTGCCACATTCGGCGATTCAGGTTACCACATAACAATTCTCCGGGTTTCGCCGTATGCGTTGAGGGTGGACGTTCGCGTTTTGAAGGAAGGGTTTGACAAGTTTGGTTCtacttctccatccctcaAAAGACTAGACAAGATGGCTTCCCGGTGAGTAGAAAGCTGTCAGATCGAAAGGGCACCGCTGACCAGGTGCATTCCTCCGCTCAAATCATCATTCCCGTCGACCATTTCCGCCTTCCCAAACGACTATCACCACTTGCTTAAATCTTTCTTCCAAACCGGCAACGCAATGTCAAATAGACTCTACATCAAGGGCCGAATCCTCGGGCACAAGCGCGGAAAGCGAAACTCCCGACCCAACCAGTCTCTCCTCCAGATTGAGGGTGTCGACAACAAGGAGGCCGCTGGCCACTACTTGGGAAAGGTAAGCGGTTTTTCACGGAAGGCACAGTGTGGTGTTGTGAGGGCAGAATGGGATATGAATGGGACGGGATTCAGGATCGTACaggggagatgaggaaacaaTGATGGACGTAGGGCCGAGAAGAGGGAGCAAGCAGAGGGGATTTTGccggaggatgaggattgCGCCACACTGTGCCCGTCGTCACCGCGTCTCCGATGCTCAATGTAACTAACTTGTCGTTCAGCGTGTCGCCTACGTCTACAAGGCCAAGAGGGAGATCAACGGTAGCCGAGTCCGAGTCATCTGGGGCCGAATCTCTCGATCTCACGGTAACTCTGGTGCTGTCAAGTCCAAGTTCCGAACCAACCTCCCTGCCAAGACCTTCGGTGCCTCTTGCCGAATCGTGAGTCGCGACATTGTTATGCGGCATCGAATCAAACTAATCATGTTACAGAtgctcttcccctccaACATCTAAATCTCTCTACCGCATTCGACCGCATTCTCCATATCCTCAAACCCGAGATTGATACGATTGTGATGTACCATTCCGGGAGATGCAGAGACATCAGCTTGTGTTTGTTTGTTGGGATTAAATGCTTTGGGTTGGTTTGTGGCTGTCAagataaaaagaaaaaagataaaCGGTGCACATGGACCAGAGATTTGAAAGTTGGGTTTCGAGATCAAAAAACACAGACACATTGACGTTTCATACCACGAAGCCTCCATTCTCGATACCGCGACCGGTTGGTTCAGGCCCGTCGCTGACTTGCAGTTTCCCTGTGTCATCTCTGATTACTGACTGTGTATCACATTGACTAACTGTATCAGCATACCATCTCACCACAACGGATTCGTCGATTTGCTATACTCGGGTCGACATTACTCAGGGATGCAGATGACAGGATGCTGGGAAGGATGATGCAGTATAGTCTCTTGAGATGTAGGCTTGCTGAATCCCAAAGGGTACTCTCGCCCCTAAGAATCGCTGAGACAGACCGCCGACAGACCTTTGCAAGCGCGCACTCATCCTTATTGCTAAATGTACGGAAATGGAATGGATGACTATGATAGTGGGCACTCTCTCTCTTGCTAATTCCATCTTTATGCAAGGCAATTCATGACAATTGTTCAAATAATTACACACATGCTACATGATCCAACAGCTGCAAAGTCACTGGATACAGATCAccacctcatccttcaGGGACCTACTAAAAGCTCAATTCGCACCCTGCTGGGTCTTagctttctttttctctgccttcttctgcgctttcaacatcttctgcCTCTCGTCTAATGTTTTCCCAGCCCCAGTACTCTTATTGGTATTACCGCTCTTCTTGGGAGCATTCGTACTAGACTCGACCTTGGCCTTTTTCGAATCACTAGAAGTACTTGGTTTGGCTGGTGATTCCGGTGGTGGACGTTTTgcgctcttcttttgcgATATTTGTGGGGCAGTTGATGTATTTGATTTTGATATAGGGTGATTAGAAGTAGGCTTCGGTTGAGACGGAGGTGGAGAAAGGGCTGGGCGAAGAAAGGTCTTTGGTTGTTCCTGTTAAGTATCAATATCGTCGCTGGTAAGTGATCTAACCAATAAAAAGGTTATGTACCTTTGTCATaggtttcttctttgttaGGGGTTTCGCCCGCTTGTTCTtaacctcttcatcttcctccatacgttcgtcatcgtcgccttctccttcttcctctccggccttctcctttcctttaGCTTTTCCAAAGCCACCAAACACCATTCTCCCTCCCCCAGCTTGTGTTTCAAACAcatccttgtcctcttcttcgtcctcctcatc
Encoded here:
- a CDS encoding hypothetical protein (Match to EST gb|CF190066.1|CF190066; HMMPfam hit to Polysacc_deac_1, Polysaccharide deacetylase, score: 164.8, E(): 1.8e-46); amino-acid sequence: MSTFATFSALLVSLAGVMAQTTGTSVDSSILTKTADSTGPSGFSIPALSELTSGAPTDSTVALYSTFTAGATPTISGAPVLPTSALTIADYPALDVIPPTNSSLVQDWMAKIDLSKVPSYNVTTGDCSTDAGAISDGRCWWTCGGCTRETDIVECPDKNVWGLSYDDGPSPFTPLLIDYLEEKNIKTTFFVVGSRVLSRPEMLQTEYMSGHEISIHTWSHPALTTLSNEEIVAELGWTMKVIKDTLGVTPNTFRPPYGDIDDRVRAIAAQMGLTPVIWTSYTDGSTTVNFDTNDWHISGGTATGASSYETFEKILTEYAPQLDTGFITLEHDIYQQSVDLAVGYILPQVIANGTYQLKSIINCLGKDTSEAYIETSSNQTTTQITAATGTQSTFFQPIVGTATGAEVSAPSEATGSTAAGSAATTSSGSAASASASATSDSSSSGSGRSATMGGSLIALAAVAVGMVYVA
- a CDS encoding hypothetical protein (Match to ESTs gb|CF194597.1|CF194597, gb|CF194359.1|CF194359, gb|CF191121.1|CF191121; HMMPfam hit to Ribosomal_L35Ae, Ribosomal protein L35Ae, score: 165.7, E(): 9.4e-47) — translated: MPSRAASPLSGCIAAIGPGDCLIADQSATFGDSGYHITILRVSPYALRVDVRVLKEGFDKFGSTSPSLKRLDKMASRLYIKGRILGHKRGKRNSRPNQSLLQIEGVDNKEAAGHYLGKRVAYVYKAKREINGSRVRVIWGRISRSHGNSGAVKSKFRTNLPAKTFGASCRIMLFPSNI
- a CDS encoding hypothetical protein (HMMPfam hit to SRP9, Signal recognition particle 9 kDa protein (SRP9), score: 45.8, E(): 1.2e-10) — translated: MVYIKNWTDFEAAATDLYARSPNKVRYCVKFQPKTGHLVLKITDDLKCIKYKTFSSIILNRFDSLNLRLLSSMSNTKARPKTIISTTISASETPEREGTPVLAGASVEAPPLAVAPGGQEGMKQGAQGKSNTSGKKKKKGKR